Proteins found in one Pseudoxanthomonas sp. SL93 genomic segment:
- the rplJ gene encoding 50S ribosomal protein L10 yields the protein MALNLSQKQEVVAELADVAAKAHSLVAAEYAGTSVTQMTAMRKKARESGVYLKVVKNTLASRAVEGTEYECVKDKLVGPLLYAFSTEEPGAAGRLIKEFAKGNDKLQAKVVSVGGQLYPASHVDVLASLPTRDQALAMLARVLAEPASMFARAVKAVADKQGGGEVAAEAAAEETA from the coding sequence ATGGCTCTCAATCTGTCCCAGAAGCAAGAAGTTGTCGCCGAACTGGCAGACGTCGCCGCCAAGGCGCACTCCCTGGTCGCCGCCGAATACGCAGGCACCTCGGTCACCCAGATGACCGCGATGCGCAAGAAGGCCCGCGAATCCGGCGTGTACTTGAAAGTTGTCAAGAACACGCTGGCGTCGCGCGCCGTCGAAGGTACCGAATACGAGTGCGTCAAGGACAAGCTCGTCGGTCCGCTGCTGTATGCGTTTTCGACGGAAGAACCCGGCGCTGCCGGTCGTCTGATCAAGGAATTCGCCAAGGGCAACGACAAGCTGCAGGCCAAGGTCGTCTCCGTGGGTGGCCAGCTGTACCCGGCCAGCCATGTCGACGTGCTGGCTTCGCTGCCGACCCGCGACCAGGCGCTGGCCATGTTGGCCCGCGTGCTCGCCGAGCCCGCCAGCATGTTCGCCCGCGCCGTCAAGGCCGTGGCCGACAAGCAGGGCGGCGGTGAAGTCGCTGCCGAAGCTGCCGCAGAAGAAACTGCCTAA
- the rplK gene encoding 50S ribosomal protein L11 encodes MAKKVVGYIKLQVKAGQANPSPPVGPALGQRGLNIMEFCKAFNAATQKLEPGLPIPVVITAYSDRTFTFITKTPPASILLKKAVGITSGSKRPNTEKVGKVTRKQLEDIAKAKEPDLTAADLDAAVRTIAGSARSMGLTVEG; translated from the coding sequence ATGGCAAAGAAAGTTGTCGGTTACATCAAGCTGCAGGTGAAGGCCGGCCAGGCCAACCCCTCGCCGCCGGTCGGTCCTGCGCTGGGTCAGCGCGGCCTGAACATCATGGAATTCTGCAAGGCGTTCAATGCCGCCACGCAGAAGCTGGAGCCGGGCCTGCCGATTCCGGTGGTCATCACGGCCTATTCCGACCGTACCTTCACCTTCATCACCAAGACGCCCCCGGCGTCCATCCTGCTGAAGAAGGCCGTCGGCATCACGTCCGGCTCCAAGCGCCCGAACACCGAGAAGGTGGGCAAGGTCACCCGCAAGCAGCTCGAGGACATCGCCAAGGCGAAGGAACCCGACCTGACCGCGGCCGACCTGGACGCTGCGGTGCGTACGATCGCGGGTTCCGCCCGCTCCATGGGCCTGACGGTAGAGGGTTAA
- the secE gene encoding preprotein translocase subunit SecE translates to MNSKVEQSKAAVSAGDIAKYVLALALVVGGLVAWWWFNGQWATPLRSLAVVSGLVLGTVVFLTTAKGRDTRDFLAESRFELRKVVWPTREEAMRTTWVVIAVVIFLSLVLAGFDFTIQWLIEKFLNFGR, encoded by the coding sequence TTGAACAGCAAGGTCGAACAATCCAAAGCCGCCGTTTCCGCAGGCGACATCGCCAAGTACGTCCTGGCGCTGGCGCTGGTCGTGGGTGGCCTGGTCGCGTGGTGGTGGTTCAATGGCCAGTGGGCCACGCCGCTGCGTTCGCTGGCGGTGGTCTCCGGCCTGGTGCTGGGCACGGTGGTGTTCCTGACGACCGCCAAGGGTCGCGATACCCGCGACTTCCTGGCCGAGTCCCGTTTCGAGCTGCGCAAGGTCGTATGGCCGACCCGCGAAGAAGCCATGCGCACCACCTGGGTGGTGATCGCGGTCGTGATCTTCCTCAGCCTGGTATTGGCTGGTTTCGATTTCACCATCCAGTGGTTGATCGAGAAGTTCCTGAATTTTGGTCGTTGA
- the rpoB gene encoding DNA-directed RNA polymerase subunit beta, whose translation MTTYSFTEKKRIRKDFGKQRSILEVPFLLAIQVDSYREFLQEHTDSAKRDDKGLHAALKSVFPIVSYSGNAALEYVGYKLGEPVFDERECRNRGLSYGAPLRVTVRLVIYDRESSTKAIKYVKEQEVYLGEIPLMTDNGTFIVNGTERVIVSQLHRSPGVFFDHDRGKTHSSGKLLYSARIIPYRGSWLDFEFDPKDALFTRIDRRRKLPVSILLRALGYSNEEMLNEFFDVNTFHILPEGVQLELVAERLRGETLNFDLADGDKVIVEAGKRITARHVKQLEQSGIAALAVPDEYLVGRILSHDVIDANTGELLATANDEITEDQLTKFRKAGVDAVGTLWVNDLDRGPYLSNTLRIDPTKTQLEALVEIYRMMRPGEPPTKDAAQNLFHNLFFTFERYDLSTVGRMKFNRRVGRKETTGEAVLYDKKYYGARNDEEAKRLVATLGETSDILEVIKVLTEIRNGRGTVDDIDHLGNRRVRSVGEMAENVFRVGLVRVERAVKERLSMAESEGLTPQELINAKPVAAAIKEFFGSSQLSQFMDQNNPLSEVTHKRRVSALGPGGLTRERAGFEVRDVHPTHYGRVCTIETPEGPNIGLINSLAVYARTNGYGFLETPYRKVVEGVITDEIEYLSAIEENEYVIAQANALHDAKSRLTEQFVPCRYQGESLLKPPSEVDYMDVSPMQTVSVAAALVPFLEHDDANRALMGANMQRQAVPTLRAQKPLVGTGIERAVARDSGVTVNARRGGVVEQIDAGRIVVKANENEISGETDAGVDIYSLIKYTRSNQNTCINQRPLVNVGDVVARGDVLADGPSTDIGELALGQNMLIAFMPWNGYNFEDSILLSERVVEEDRYTTIHIEELTCVARDTKLGPEEISADIPNVSEQALNRLDESGVVYIGAEVRAGDIMVGKVTPKGESQLTPEEKLLRAIFGEKASDVKDSSLRVPPGMDGTVIDVQVFTRDGIEKDKRARQIEESEIKRVKKDFDDQFRILEGAIYARLRTQLVGKVVNGGPNLKKGDAISDAYLDGLKKSEWFTLRMKDDDASDAIERAQKQIQAHEKEFERRFADKRGKITAGDDLAPGVLKMVKVYLAVKRRIQPGDKMAGRHGNKGVVSTIVPVEDMPYMATGETVDIVLNPLGVPSRMNIGQVLEVHLGWAAKGLGRKIQNMLEAQAKVADLRKFLDQIYNHDEKLGEERVDLGQFSDEELVALAKNLTDGVPMATPVFDGAAEAEIKHMLDLADLPISGQTQLYDGRTGEAFDRHTTVGYMHMLKLNHLVDDKMHARSTGPYSLVTQQPLGGKAQFGGQRFGEMEVWALEAYGAAHTLQEMLTVKSDDVQGRNQMYKNIVDGAHEMVAGMPESFNVLVKEIRSLAINMELEE comes from the coding sequence ATGACGACATACTCGTTCACCGAAAAGAAGCGCATCCGCAAGGACTTCGGCAAGCAGCGCTCGATCCTGGAAGTCCCGTTCCTGCTCGCGATCCAGGTCGACTCGTACCGTGAGTTCCTGCAGGAGCACACCGACAGCGCCAAGCGCGACGACAAGGGCCTGCACGCCGCCCTGAAGTCGGTGTTCCCGATCGTCAGCTACAGCGGCAATGCCGCGCTGGAATACGTCGGCTACAAGCTGGGCGAGCCGGTGTTCGACGAGCGCGAGTGCCGCAACCGTGGCCTGAGCTACGGCGCCCCGCTGCGCGTCACCGTGCGCCTGGTGATCTACGACCGCGAGTCGTCCACCAAGGCCATCAAGTACGTGAAGGAGCAGGAGGTCTATCTGGGCGAGATCCCGCTCATGACCGACAACGGCACCTTCATCGTGAACGGCACCGAGCGCGTCATCGTGTCGCAGCTGCACCGTTCGCCGGGCGTGTTCTTCGACCACGACCGCGGCAAGACCCACAGCTCGGGCAAGCTGCTGTACAGCGCCCGCATCATTCCTTACCGCGGCTCCTGGCTGGACTTCGAGTTCGACCCGAAGGACGCGCTCTTCACGCGTATCGACCGCCGCCGCAAGCTGCCGGTCTCGATCCTGCTGCGCGCGCTGGGCTACTCCAACGAGGAGATGCTCAACGAGTTCTTCGACGTCAACACCTTCCACATCCTGCCGGAAGGCGTGCAGCTGGAATTGGTGGCCGAGCGCCTGCGCGGCGAAACGCTGAACTTCGACCTGGCCGATGGCGACAAGGTCATCGTGGAAGCCGGCAAGCGCATCACCGCGCGCCACGTGAAGCAGCTGGAGCAGTCCGGCATCGCCGCGCTGGCCGTGCCGGATGAATACCTGGTGGGCCGCATCCTGTCGCACGACGTGATCGACGCCAACACCGGCGAGCTGCTGGCGACGGCCAATGACGAAATCACCGAAGACCAGCTGACCAAGTTCCGCAAGGCCGGTGTCGACGCCGTGGGCACGCTGTGGGTCAACGACCTGGATCGCGGCCCGTACCTGTCCAACACCCTGCGCATCGACCCGACCAAGACCCAGCTGGAAGCGCTGGTCGAGATCTATCGCATGATGCGTCCCGGCGAGCCGCCGACCAAGGATGCCGCGCAGAACCTGTTCCACAACCTGTTCTTCACCTTCGAGCGCTACGACCTGTCCACGGTCGGCCGCATGAAGTTCAACCGTCGCGTGGGCCGCAAGGAAACCACCGGCGAAGCCGTGCTGTACGACAAGAAGTACTACGGCGCGCGCAACGACGAAGAAGCCAAGCGCCTGGTCGCCACGCTCGGCGAGACCTCGGACATCCTGGAAGTCATCAAGGTACTCACCGAGATCCGCAACGGCCGCGGCACCGTCGATGACATCGACCACCTGGGCAACCGTCGCGTGCGTTCGGTCGGCGAAATGGCCGAGAACGTGTTCCGCGTGGGCCTGGTCCGCGTCGAGCGCGCGGTGAAGGAGCGCCTGTCGATGGCCGAGTCCGAGGGCCTGACGCCGCAGGAACTGATCAACGCCAAGCCGGTGGCCGCCGCGATCAAGGAGTTCTTCGGCTCCTCGCAGCTCTCGCAGTTCATGGACCAGAACAACCCGCTGTCGGAAGTGACGCACAAGCGCCGCGTCTCGGCCCTGGGCCCGGGCGGTCTGACCCGCGAGCGCGCCGGCTTCGAAGTGCGCGACGTGCACCCGACCCATTACGGCCGCGTCTGCACCATCGAGACGCCGGAAGGCCCGAACATCGGCCTGATCAACTCGCTGGCCGTGTACGCCCGCACCAACGGTTACGGCTTCCTCGAAACCCCGTACCGCAAGGTCGTGGAAGGCGTGATCACCGACGAGATCGAGTACCTGTCGGCGATCGAAGAGAACGAGTACGTCATCGCGCAGGCCAACGCGCTGCATGACGCCAAGAGCCGCCTGACCGAGCAGTTCGTGCCGTGCCGTTACCAGGGCGAATCGCTGCTGAAGCCGCCCAGCGAAGTCGACTACATGGACGTCTCGCCGATGCAGACCGTGTCGGTCGCTGCGGCGCTGGTGCCGTTCCTGGAGCACGATGACGCCAACCGCGCACTGATGGGCGCCAACATGCAGCGCCAGGCCGTGCCGACGCTGCGTGCCCAGAAACCGCTGGTCGGTACCGGCATCGAGCGCGCCGTGGCGCGCGACTCCGGCGTGACCGTCAACGCCCGCCGTGGCGGCGTGGTCGAGCAGATCGACGCCGGCCGCATCGTGGTGAAGGCCAACGAGAACGAGATTTCCGGGGAAACCGATGCCGGCGTCGACATCTACAGCCTGATCAAGTACACCCGCTCCAACCAGAACACCTGCATCAACCAGCGCCCGCTGGTGAACGTGGGTGACGTGGTGGCGCGTGGCGACGTGCTGGCCGACGGTCCGTCCACCGATATCGGCGAACTGGCCCTGGGCCAGAACATGCTGATCGCGTTCATGCCGTGGAACGGCTACAACTTCGAAGACTCCATCCTGCTCTCCGAGCGCGTGGTGGAAGAGGATCGCTACACCACGATCCACATCGAAGAGCTGACCTGCGTGGCGCGCGACACCAAGCTGGGGCCGGAGGAAATCTCCGCCGACATCCCGAACGTGTCCGAGCAGGCGCTGAACCGCCTGGACGAGAGCGGCGTGGTGTACATCGGCGCCGAAGTGCGCGCCGGCGACATCATGGTCGGCAAGGTCACGCCGAAGGGCGAAAGCCAGCTGACCCCGGAAGAGAAGCTGCTGCGCGCGATCTTCGGCGAGAAGGCGTCCGACGTGAAGGACAGCTCGCTGCGCGTGCCGCCGGGCATGGACGGCACCGTCATCGACGTGCAGGTCTTCACCCGCGACGGCATCGAGAAGGACAAGCGTGCGCGCCAGATCGAGGAAAGCGAGATCAAGCGCGTAAAGAAGGACTTCGACGACCAGTTCCGCATCCTGGAAGGCGCCATCTACGCCCGTCTGCGCACGCAGCTGGTGGGCAAGGTGGTCAACGGTGGTCCGAACCTGAAGAAGGGCGACGCCATCAGTGACGCCTACCTCGACGGCCTGAAGAAGTCCGAGTGGTTCACCCTGCGCATGAAGGACGATGACGCGTCCGATGCCATCGAGCGCGCCCAGAAGCAGATCCAGGCGCACGAGAAGGAATTCGAGCGTCGCTTCGCCGACAAGCGCGGCAAGATCACCGCCGGCGACGACCTCGCCCCGGGCGTGCTGAAGATGGTCAAGGTGTACCTGGCCGTGAAGCGCCGCATCCAGCCGGGCGACAAGATGGCCGGCCGCCACGGCAACAAGGGTGTCGTGTCGACGATCGTGCCGGTCGAGGACATGCCGTACATGGCCACCGGCGAGACCGTGGACATCGTGCTGAACCCGCTGGGCGTGCCGTCGCGCATGAACATCGGCCAGGTGCTGGAAGTCCACCTGGGCTGGGCCGCGAAGGGCCTGGGTCGGAAGATCCAGAACATGCTGGAAGCGCAGGCCAAGGTGGCCGATCTGCGCAAGTTCCTGGACCAGATCTACAACCACGACGAGAAGCTTGGCGAAGAGCGCGTGGACCTGGGCCAGTTCAGCGACGAAGAGCTGGTGGCGCTGGCGAAGAACCTGACCGACGGCGTGCCGATGGCCACCCCGGTGTTCGACGGCGCGGCCGAAGCCGAGATCAAGCACATGCTTGATCTGGCGGACCTGCCGATCAGCGGCCAGACCCAGCTGTACGACGGCCGCACCGGCGAGGCGTTCGACCGCCACACCACCGTCGGCTACATGCACATGCTGAAGCTGAACCACCTGGTGGACGACAAGATGCACGCGCGTTCGACCGGTCCGTACTCGCTCGTCACCCAGCAGCCGCTGGGCGGCAAGGCGCAGTTCGGTGGCCAGCGCTTCGGTGAAATGGAAGTCTGGGCGCTGGAAGCCTACGGCGCGGCGCACACCCTGCAGGAAATGCTGACGGTCAAGTCGGACGACGTGCAGGGCCGCAACCAGATGTACAAGAACATCGTCGACGGTGCCCACGAGATGGTCGCGGGCATGCCGGAATCCTTCAACGTG
- the nusG gene encoding transcription termination/antitermination protein NusG, protein MKRWYVVHAYSGFEKSVAQALRDRIVRDGMQDRFGDVLVPTEEVIEMRSGQKRRSERKFFPGYVLVQIETHDEGGIPRMDNESWHLVKDTSKVLGFIGGTADRPLPIRDEEAAAILDRVQEGVEKPKPKVLFEPGEMVRVTDGPFNDFNGVVEEVNYEKSRLRVAVLIFGRSTPVELEFGQVEKA, encoded by the coding sequence GTGAAGCGTTGGTATGTCGTCCATGCCTATTCGGGCTTCGAGAAGTCCGTGGCGCAGGCGTTGCGCGACCGTATCGTCCGCGACGGCATGCAGGATCGCTTCGGCGACGTGCTGGTCCCGACCGAAGAAGTCATCGAGATGCGTTCCGGCCAGAAGCGCCGTTCCGAGCGCAAGTTCTTCCCCGGCTACGTGCTGGTGCAGATCGAGACCCATGACGAGGGTGGCATCCCGCGCATGGACAACGAAAGCTGGCACCTGGTGAAGGACACGTCCAAGGTGCTGGGTTTCATCGGCGGCACCGCCGATCGCCCCCTGCCGATCCGCGACGAAGAGGCCGCTGCCATCCTCGATCGCGTGCAGGAAGGCGTCGAGAAGCCCAAGCCCAAGGTGCTGTTCGAGCCGGGCGAGATGGTCCGCGTCACCGACGGCCCCTTCAACGACTTCAACGGTGTGGTCGAGGAAGTCAATTACGAGAAGAGCCGCCTGCGCGTGGCGGTACTGATCTTCGGCCGCTCCACTCCGGTGGAGCTGGAATTCGGGCAGGTCGAGAAGGCCTGA
- the pth gene encoding aminoacyl-tRNA hydrolase — protein MAGLRLIVGLGNPGAEHARTRHNAGFHFVDALAERQGKRFGLESKLFGETAKVVIAGQPVWLLKPATYMNLSGKSVAAALRYWKIAPEEALLAHDELDLAPGTARLKFDGGHGGQNGLRDTIQHLGHGKFHRLRIGIGHPGHKDRVTGWVLGKPGKDDEAMIARAIDDALDVLPLAVAGNFMDAMTRLHTQKP, from the coding sequence ATGGCAGGTTTGCGTCTCATCGTCGGACTGGGCAATCCCGGTGCCGAACATGCCCGAACCCGGCACAACGCCGGGTTCCATTTTGTCGATGCCCTGGCGGAACGGCAGGGTAAGCGCTTCGGGCTGGAAAGCAAGCTGTTCGGCGAGACCGCCAAGGTCGTCATCGCCGGCCAGCCGGTGTGGCTGCTGAAGCCGGCTACGTACATGAATCTCAGCGGCAAGTCGGTCGCCGCGGCGTTGCGCTACTGGAAGATCGCACCGGAAGAGGCCCTGCTGGCGCACGACGAGCTGGATCTGGCGCCAGGTACGGCGCGCCTGAAGTTCGACGGCGGTCATGGCGGACAGAACGGCCTGCGCGACACCATCCAGCACCTCGGGCATGGCAAGTTCCACCGGCTGCGGATCGGCATCGGCCACCCCGGCCACAAGGATCGCGTGACGGGTTGGGTGCTGGGCAAGCCGGGCAAGGATGACGAAGCGATGATCGCGCGGGCGATCGACGACGCGCTGGACGTGCTGCCGTTGGCGGTGGCGGGCAACTTCATGGATGCGATGACCCGGCTGCACACGCAGAAGCCGTGA
- the ychF gene encoding redox-regulated ATPase YchF has product MGIKCGIVGLPNVGKSTLFNALTKAGIAAANFPFCTIEPNVGVVPVPDPRLNQLAEIVKPQKLIPTAVEFVDIAGLVAGAASGEGLGNKFLAHIREVDAITHVVRCFEHGDIVHVAGKVDPLSDIDTIDTELALADLDSVEKALNRAERSAKAGEKDAIARKPVLQKLHAGLSDGKPGRALGLDDEEKALVRDLFLLTLKPVMYVANVLEDGFENNPHLDVVRARAAAEGAEVVPVSAAIEEELSQLDDADRDTFLADLGLDEPGLNRVIRAAYKLLGLQTYFTAGVKEVRAWTVKAGSTAPQAAAVIHTDFEKGFIRAETIAFDDFIKYKGESGARDAGRLRLEGKEYRVQEGDVLHFRFNV; this is encoded by the coding sequence ATGGGTATCAAATGCGGCATCGTCGGCCTCCCCAACGTGGGCAAGTCGACCCTGTTCAACGCGCTGACCAAGGCGGGCATCGCCGCGGCCAACTTCCCGTTCTGCACCATCGAGCCCAATGTGGGCGTGGTGCCGGTACCGGACCCGCGCCTCAACCAGCTGGCCGAGATCGTCAAGCCGCAGAAGCTGATCCCGACGGCGGTCGAGTTCGTCGACATCGCCGGCCTGGTGGCGGGTGCGGCCAGCGGCGAAGGATTGGGCAACAAGTTCCTGGCCCACATCCGCGAAGTCGATGCCATCACCCATGTGGTGCGCTGCTTCGAGCACGGAGACATCGTTCACGTTGCCGGCAAGGTCGACCCGCTGTCGGACATCGACACCATCGATACCGAGCTGGCGCTGGCCGACCTCGATAGTGTCGAAAAGGCACTGAACCGCGCCGAACGTTCAGCCAAAGCCGGCGAAAAGGATGCCATCGCCCGCAAGCCCGTGCTGCAGAAGCTGCATGCCGGCCTCAGCGACGGCAAGCCGGGCCGCGCGCTGGGGCTGGACGACGAGGAGAAGGCGCTGGTGCGCGACCTGTTCCTGCTTACCCTGAAGCCGGTCATGTACGTCGCCAACGTCCTCGAGGACGGCTTCGAGAACAATCCCCACCTGGACGTGGTGCGCGCGCGCGCCGCGGCCGAGGGCGCCGAGGTGGTGCCGGTGTCGGCGGCCATCGAGGAGGAGCTGTCCCAACTGGACGATGCCGACCGCGACACCTTCCTGGCCGACCTGGGCCTGGACGAGCCCGGCCTGAACCGTGTGATCCGCGCCGCCTACAAGCTGCTCGGACTGCAGACGTATTTCACGGCGGGCGTGAAGGAAGTGCGTGCCTGGACCGTGAAGGCCGGCTCCACGGCGCCGCAGGCCGCAGCGGTGATCCATACCGATTTCGAGAAGGGCTTCATCCGCGCCGAGACCATCGCGTTCGATGATTTCATCAAGTACAAGGGCGAATCCGGTGCGCGCGATGCCGGCCGCCTGCGCCTGGAAGGCAAGGAATACCGGGTGCAGGAGGGCGACGTCCTCCACTTCCGGTTCAATGTCTGA
- the rplL gene encoding 50S ribosomal protein L7/L12 yields MSLSNEQIVDAIAGKTLMEVMELVKAIEEKFGVSAAAPVVAAAGPVAAAPVEEQTEFTVILKAAGEKKVEVIKAVRAITGLGLKEAKDLVEGAPQTVKEAVSKEDSDKFKKDLEAAGATVEIK; encoded by the coding sequence ATGTCCCTTTCCAACGAACAGATCGTCGACGCCATTGCCGGCAAGACCCTGATGGAAGTGATGGAGCTGGTCAAGGCCATCGAAGAGAAGTTCGGCGTCTCCGCCGCCGCCCCGGTCGTCGCCGCTGCCGGCCCGGTCGCTGCTGCCCCGGTCGAAGAGCAGACCGAATTCACCGTCATCCTGAAGGCTGCCGGCGAGAAGAAGGTCGAAGTCATCAAGGCCGTCCGCGCCATCACCGGCCTGGGCCTGAAGGAAGCGAAGGACCTGGTCGAAGGCGCCCCGCAGACCGTCAAGGAAGCCGTGTCGAAGGAAGACTCCGACAAGTTCAAGAAGGACCTCGAAGCCGCCGGTGCGACTGTCGAAATCAAGTAA
- the tuf gene encoding elongation factor Tu → MAKGKFERTKPHVNVGTIGHVDHGKTTLTAALTKVGAERFGGEFKAYDAIDAAPEEKARGITISTAHVEYESAARHYAHVDCPGHADYVKNMITGAAQMDGAILVCSAADGPMPQTREHILLSRQVGVPYIVVFLNKADMVDDAELLELVEMEVRELLSKYEFPGDDTPIIHGSARLALEGDQSEIGVPAILKLVDALDSFIPTPERDVDKPFLMPVEDVFSISGRGTVVTGRIERGVIKVGEEIEIVGIRPTQKTTVTGVEMFRKLLDQGQAGDNAGLLLRGTKRDDVERGQVLAKPGSITPHTEFEAEVYVLSKDEGGRHTPFFKGYRPQFYFRTTDITGAVTLPEGVEMVMPGDNIKMVVTLINPVAMDEGLRFAIREGGRTVGAGVVAKIIK, encoded by the coding sequence ATGGCAAAGGGTAAATTCGAACGCACCAAGCCGCACGTGAACGTGGGCACGATTGGCCACGTTGACCACGGCAAGACGACGCTGACGGCGGCGCTGACGAAGGTGGGCGCAGAGCGTTTCGGTGGTGAATTCAAGGCATACGACGCGATCGACGCGGCGCCGGAAGAGAAGGCGCGCGGCATCACGATCTCGACGGCCCACGTGGAATACGAATCTGCCGCGCGCCACTACGCGCACGTGGATTGCCCGGGCCACGCCGACTACGTGAAGAACATGATCACCGGTGCGGCGCAGATGGACGGTGCGATCCTGGTGTGCTCGGCCGCTGACGGCCCGATGCCGCAGACGCGCGAGCACATCCTGCTGTCGCGCCAGGTGGGCGTGCCGTACATCGTCGTGTTCCTGAACAAGGCCGACATGGTGGACGACGCCGAGCTGCTGGAGCTGGTGGAGATGGAGGTCCGCGAACTGCTGAGCAAGTACGAGTTCCCGGGCGACGACACCCCGATCATCCACGGTTCGGCCCGTCTGGCGCTGGAAGGCGACCAGAGCGAGATCGGCGTGCCGGCGATCCTGAAGCTGGTGGACGCGCTGGACTCGTTCATCCCGACCCCGGAGCGTGACGTCGACAAGCCGTTCCTGATGCCGGTGGAAGACGTGTTCTCGATCTCGGGTCGCGGCACCGTGGTGACCGGCCGTATCGAGCGCGGCGTGATCAAGGTGGGCGAGGAAATCGAGATCGTCGGTATCCGTCCGACCCAGAAGACCACGGTCACGGGCGTGGAAATGTTCCGCAAGCTGCTGGACCAGGGTCAGGCGGGCGACAACGCCGGTCTGCTGCTGCGCGGCACCAAGCGTGACGACGTGGAGCGTGGCCAGGTGCTGGCCAAGCCGGGTTCGATCACCCCGCACACCGAGTTCGAAGCCGAGGTGTACGTGCTGTCCAAGGACGAAGGCGGCCGTCACACGCCGTTCTTCAAGGGCTACCGTCCGCAGTTCTACTTCCGCACGACGGACATCACGGGCGCCGTGACCCTGCCGGAAGGCGTGGAGATGGTGATGCCGGGCGACAACATCAAGATGGTGGTGACGCTGATCAACCCGGTGGCGATGGACGAAGGCCTGCGTTTCGCGATCCGCGAAGGCGGCCGTACCGTCGGCGCCGGCGTGGTGGCCAAGATCATCAAGTAA
- the rplA gene encoding 50S ribosomal protein L1, with protein MAQTKRQKSILAAVTPGKAYAIDEALKIVKSATKAKFVESVDVAVRLGVDAKKSDQQVRGSTVLPAGTGKSVRVAVFAPAGAKADEAAAAGAEAVGMDDLAEKMLAGDINYDVVIATPDAMRVVGKLGTVLGPRGLMPNPKVGTVSANPAEAVKNAKSGQVRYRTDKAGIIHCTIGKASFDDEALKSNLQALLADLVKAKPSTAKGQYLQKISVSSTMGPGVTVDQSSLSLK; from the coding sequence ATGGCACAGACCAAGCGACAGAAATCCATCCTCGCCGCGGTGACCCCGGGCAAGGCCTACGCCATCGACGAGGCGTTGAAGATCGTCAAGTCCGCCACCAAGGCCAAGTTCGTCGAGTCCGTCGACGTCGCCGTGCGCCTGGGCGTGGACGCCAAGAAGTCCGACCAGCAGGTGCGCGGTTCCACCGTGCTGCCGGCCGGTACCGGCAAGTCGGTGCGCGTGGCGGTGTTCGCCCCCGCCGGCGCCAAGGCTGACGAAGCCGCCGCCGCCGGTGCAGAAGCCGTCGGCATGGACGACCTGGCCGAGAAGATGCTGGCCGGCGACATCAACTACGACGTGGTCATCGCCACGCCGGACGCGATGCGCGTGGTCGGCAAGCTGGGCACGGTGCTGGGCCCGCGCGGCCTGATGCCGAACCCCAAGGTCGGCACCGTGTCCGCCAACCCGGCCGAAGCCGTCAAGAATGCCAAGTCGGGTCAGGTGCGTTACCGCACCGACAAGGCCGGCATCATCCACTGCACCATCGGCAAGGCCAGCTTCGATGACGAAGCGCTGAAGTCCAACCTGCAGGCCCTGCTGGCCGACCTGGTGAAGGCCAAGCCTTCCACCGCGAAGGGCCAGTACCTGCAGAAGATCTCGGTCAGCTCGACCATGGGTCCCGGCGTCACCGTGGACCAGTCCTCGCTGTCCCTGAAGTAA